The Ostrinia nubilalis chromosome 15, ilOstNubi1.1, whole genome shotgun sequence region CAGGAACCGATGAAAAAGGACCTTTTGAGTATTTAAACACAAAATagggtaagtacttatttgaaTTTGAGATCAAAATCAAccttaacttattattaaatgagattataaccctgaataccattgaaaatttttacttatttatattgaTACGGTACTGTACGAGATTACGGACGAATCCGACATATCACAAAATACTAAGTAAAAGAAAGTATCGAAATCAGACTGAAAATACAAAAGAAGCACTTAAACCTGACGTCACATGGCACGTGTAAGAATCAAATAGGTGACTGTTAAGTGACGTCACGAAAAATTTCACATAGGTGCTAAAGACTTTATaaagctaaaaaaaaattattatgtgAAAAATGAAACATGCATATTCCCATTAATGCTTAATGCTAAAAAATTGTAATCTATTAATACAGaaaataatactgttaagtattagttttatttaacacaGAACGAGAatcatgttaaaattaattatgtacatGTCGTGACTAATTTTTATGTAACGTtacattttgtaaattttagaatataattattatacattCCCAAAATCAATTCTGACGAGTTTACTCTGTGGTTGTATTATTGTATGTAACAAAAACAATAGTTCTTCCATTAGGATTGATAAAAAATGGCATAATATTagaaaaattactttaaattacatttcaatGAAACCTAACACTAATCATTGGTGCCATCTAACATGATATTAGATGAGTACTGATCTTGAATATCTAAGAGGCATTTCCTGAACAGCTTGTATACATCAATGTATTGGTTTGAGAACGGCAAGTCGTGCAGGAAGGCTAGTGCTCGGCAACATTTAGGGTATATGTGTTCTATGTCAGATGAGCAGTAGTTTTCTATGGCCTCGCTCACGTTGAGTTTTCTGAAAGCTCGCAGGTGGGTCTCCGTGGGCCTTGCCCTGTTGCGTAGTAACTTCCAGTCACCGTTGCACACAGCACAAGCGCACACTGTGTTGTATAAAGTAAACATATTGCGCAGTCGTGAGCCGTTTTCTATGTTGTTGTCCAACCAGTGACCTCTGTAACATAcggtataaaaatattttatttcttaaactAGTTCCAATAATTAAGTGCCaaattaaaactgaataatTCGATTTGAtttggtaataattattttcaaacttttgCAAGCAAGGATCTCAATTCATGCCAGGAGTCTTATGAAAGTCTTTGGTAATTAAATCAATACTCACAAATATGCAATGGTTAATTCTGTCCCTTGTTTAAGAGGTTGTATGGTGATCAGCGCTACTTCTTTGTTCAAGCCAACAACTAGCACGTTTGGGTTGCAGGCTCCTTTCAGCTTCCCGGTGAATGGAAACACCCCAAAGTTAGCCACTTCACAAAACTCTGTCTTCCCATGCGCCATCACAGATACCGTAGACGATATTTGAGTTTGTATTAGGTGCACAGCATAATACATCAGCAGTCGGCTAAATCCACAGACTGCTGCAGCCTTCTCAGTCGCACGCGTTGGGAAAAAAGACTTTGCCATATTCAGGTAATGCACCACTATGGCGCAACCAAACGTTGCATTATAGATCATCCCATACGTAAAGATAGCATCATCCTTGAAGTTCAATAACGAAAACTTGTTCTCACTGTtgaaaatttcatttatttcgcTCTTCTTCATGCGCTTCAAGCCAACAGTCTTTGTGGCCTCATTAAACTCTTCCCAAGATTTGAATTTCTTCCTCAGTTTTATAGCAGTAATAACGGCTAATTTACTCACCGGAATTGATGATATTTCATCAAAAATTTCAATTATGGGGCATTCAAAGGAGTGGTACTCCTCCATGCAGGTACGCCTACAGTCTGCGCTACAAAACAAGGCTTTGGTGCAACCTTCACAGGGAATGAGGTTTAAACTCATTTTGTGGCAATAATAGCATGCTGAATATAACAATTTACGGTCCAGCTGACTAGTGAATGCTTTCTCAATTGCAATAAGTTTACCAACTTTCACATCTCTAACAGCCACAACTTTGGGCACATGAGACTCTTTAATGATACCCACATCAATGCTAGCACATGTTATTTGGGGATTTCTTCTTTCCCTAAACTCCAGATAGTCCTCGGAAAATTCACAGAATCtgaaatgaatatttaatttaaaagtacaaattcaaataataaaaatgtataaaaacaataaatgttAGATAAAATCCTTCATAGCCTATTATCACTAAgtagtctgtggaggaacattatctgtggtcgcgatcctcatcagtgagggtcTAAGGAAGAAGAAGCAGTATCAGAAAGTTTAAAAATGCACACAATTAGTGCACAGATAAAATACTTTTAGAATGAGAACTGCTAACAAGTACAAATATGGTAAATTGTGGGTCAGATCTTTTCTATTAATAAGGATGGATTTAGGTAAAATCTTACTACAGACCTCATCTCCATAGCCATTCTTTCAATCCACACGTTTTTTGTAGCTTCACTTCGCCTATTCGCCAACTTATCGCTGATCTGGGGCGGATATCCCAATTCAAAACAGGTGCTCACATCTTTGAGGCAGGCCTGAAACATCTTACACTTGCTCAACAGAGCCGATCTGTTGCTATAACCCAGCACCAACTCTTCGGAACCTTTAGGCGCATACATCAAGGCCTTATTGTACCACTCCAAAGCATTCTGAAACTTGTTACTTTTAAATGCTTTATTCCCTTGCTGGCGATGGGAATTGGACTTAAGTTTACATTTTGCCTCTTTTACCAAAGGTGGcatattatttgttttctttAGAATGTCCATTGCAATAATAACTGCGTCTGACAAATCGTCCTTTTCAATGGCATCATATAATTTGCCAACTAACCCTTGTTGGTTGAGAATCTCTTGAAAAAAAGCTGGTGAACGCCACATAACTCTGAAAAGAATAACAATGAAAAATTACCTTGAGAATATCCAACAAATCACATAACACTAGCAGCAACCCCTTAATAACTCGAACTCGAagtcttttaaattatttacttgtATAATTCATAACTATGCAATACAGTTATTTGCTGAAAAACTAAGATCTAAGTACTCTCCCCTTCAAGCCTGAACTGCTGTGTAGGTACTTTAATTTCtcttttgtaaatttaaataACGTGAAACAAAATCGGATCtaagttaattttaaacttacattAATACGAATACTATCGACACCTTTAAATtttccaaacaaacaaaattttctTCTGCAGCTTCTGCTTTTGAATTTGCACAAAAGTGAAGTAATGAATGAAtcaaatgaatgaatgaaagaatgaatgttttttttttaattatatttcacCACAGCTCTTGGTACAGCTCTTTTAAGCCAATCGTGTGTTGAATAAAATCAGTTTTAAATGCTGTTTACACTTCCCCAACAAATGTTTACTTCTGTGgatattttgaccaaaaacagATTGCAGATTGCAGTTGACGGATTTACTTGGATTTGGATTATTTTATGAACACTATTTTAACAGACTGTGAAACTACTctgattgaaataaaaaaaagtaagaacTTTTCTGTTGTTTATGGTTAcgaaagtacctactttttgcagACACAATGATTTCGAAACTaatttaatatacctacttaggttaTTTAGATAACATACTACAGTAGTACACAATTAATAAGGCTCACCGATGTACCTGCGCAGAAGACGAATTTAAGTAGCGCGGGAAATGCTATTGACCAATCGGGATACTCCACGCACGGCGCGTCTTCTTCCTGTGCCGGTATTGGTCCGTCGCCGCGTCATGTTTGCGCGCTCTGTGACACATGTTAGTCAGCCGCCATACTCTAGAGTGCGTAGACGCGTTGCAGACAAAAGTACACTTAGTGGCaaaaaaagagttttatttttgtgagccTCCAATCTCCGTACATCTTCACATTCACAATTCATTCATAGATTCAGCATTCACTCTTCTCACATTcggaaattcaaatatttattttccatttAGTAGAGTACAGTATATTAAAGGtgttatgataaataaaataaagttcatTATCGTAATTCGCTACAATTATATGTAGCATGCAAATATTAACATTTCTAAATTATGGATTAAATACATCCCACaaaaataatcctactaatattataaatgcgaaagtttggatgtctggatgtttgttactctttcacgcaaaaactactgaacggattttgatgaaactttacagtattattgtttat contains the following coding sequences:
- the LOC135078536 gene encoding SET and MYND domain-containing protein 4-like, which codes for MWRSPAFFQEILNQQGLVGKLYDAIEKDDLSDAVIIAMDILKKTNNMPPLVKEAKCKLKSNSHRQQGNKAFKSNKFQNALEWYNKALMYAPKGSEELVLGYSNRSALLSKCKMFQACLKDVSTCFELGYPPQISDKLANRRSEATKNVWIERMAMEMRFCEFSEDYLEFRERRNPQITCASIDVGIIKESHVPKVVAVRDVKVGKLIAIEKAFTSQLDRKLLYSACYYCHKMSLNLIPCEGCTKALFCSADCRRTCMEEYHSFECPIIEIFDEISSIPVSKLAVITAIKLRKKFKSWEEFNEATKTVGLKRMKKSEINEIFNSENKFSLLNFKDDAIFTYGMIYNATFGCAIVVHYLNMAKSFFPTRATEKAAAVCGFSRLLMYYAVHLIQTQISSTVSVMAHGKTEFCEVANFGVFPFTGKLKGACNPNVLVVGLNKEVALITIQPLKQGTELTIAYLGHWLDNNIENGSRLRNMFTLYNTVCACAVCNGDWKLLRNRARPTETHLRAFRKLNVSEAIENYCSSDIEHIYPKCCRALAFLHDLPFSNQYIDVYKLFRKCLLDIQDQYSSNIMLDGTND